A genomic segment from Patescibacteria group bacterium encodes:
- the lysS gene encoding lysine--tRNA ligase codes for MIQEEKDRIQKFIKLQVKGIDPFPSKSSRTHKNKEVFKKFNGLLKEKSIVLAGRLILIRSHGKICFAQIKDDSGKFQICFQQDVLGKEKYKNFLKLIDVGDFIEVKGSLFKTKTGAKTLKVYSWKLLTKTFLPLPEKWHGLSDIEERFRKRYLDLLANDQVMDIFIFRSKLVELIRNFFNKKDFLEVETPILQSMAGGATATPFVTHHNSLDMDMYLRVAPELYLKRLIIGGFEKVYEISKCFRNEGIDWSHNPEFTQIEFYWAYANYNDLMKLVEEFFEFIFKKLFTSNKDLKIKYQGKQINFKPPYKKIKFNKAFIKWAGIDLDKHKSLSALTKQAVRIGIKVDKTWGKDKLIDEIYKEKIRPMIINPCFLIDHPIELSPLAKKTKYSDNYVERFQLVVGKMELCNAFSELNDPADQEQRFKYQQQLRDKGDKEAQQTDNDFILALKHGMPPTAGLGMGIDRLTCLLTDTKNIKEVILFPTMRKKNK; via the coding sequence ATGATTCAAGAAGAAAAAGATAGAATACAAAAATTTATTAAACTACAAGTTAAAGGAATTGACCCTTTTCCTTCAAAATCTAGTAGAACTCATAAAAACAAGGAAGTTTTTAAAAAGTTTAATGGATTATTAAAGGAGAAGTCGATTGTTTTAGCTGGGCGCTTGATATTGATTCGTTCACACGGGAAGATTTGTTTTGCTCAAATTAAGGACGATTCAGGTAAGTTCCAAATATGTTTTCAACAAGATGTTTTAGGAAAAGAAAAATATAAAAATTTTTTAAAACTAATTGATGTTGGTGATTTTATAGAAGTAAAAGGAAGCCTTTTTAAAACAAAAACAGGAGCCAAAACACTTAAAGTCTATTCGTGGAAATTATTAACAAAAACTTTCTTGCCCTTGCCGGAAAAATGGCACGGATTATCAGACATTGAAGAAAGATTTCGCAAAAGATATCTTGATTTGCTGGCAAATGACCAGGTCATGGATATTTTTATTTTTAGGAGTAAATTAGTTGAATTAATAAGAAATTTTTTTAATAAAAAAGATTTTTTAGAAGTTGAAACACCAATTTTACAGTCAATGGCTGGGGGAGCAACTGCGACTCCTTTTGTTACCCATCATAATTCTTTGGACATGGATATGTATTTGCGTGTTGCTCCAGAGCTTTATTTAAAGAGATTGATTATAGGTGGATTTGAAAAAGTGTATGAAATATCAAAATGTTTTAGAAATGAAGGAATTGACTGGTCTCATAATCCAGAATTTACTCAAATAGAGTTTTATTGGGCATATGCAAATTACAATGATTTAATGAAGTTAGTAGAGGAGTTTTTTGAATTTATTTTTAAAAAATTATTTACATCAAACAAAGATTTAAAAATCAAATATCAAGGTAAACAAATTAATTTTAAACCACCATATAAGAAAATAAAATTTAACAAGGCTTTTATAAAATGGGCTGGCATAGACCTAGACAAGCATAAAAGTTTATCAGCCCTTACCAAGCAAGCCGTTAGAATAGGTATTAAAGTAGATAAAACATGGGGAAAAGACAAACTAATAGATGAAATTTATAAAGAAAAAATAAGACCAATGATTATTAACCCATGTTTTTTAATTGACCACCCAATAGAACTTTCTCCTTTAGCAAAGAAGACAAAATATAGTGATAATTATGTTGAGAGGTTTCAATTAGTTGTTGGCAAAATGGAATTATGTAATGCTTTTTCAGAGTTAAATGACCCAGCTGACCAAGAACAAAGATTTAAATATCAGCAACAATTAAGAGATAAAGGAGATAAGGAAGCTCAACAGACGGATAATGATTTTATTTTAGCATTAAAGCATGGCATGCCACCAACAGCTGGCTTAGGAATGGGGATTGATAGATTAACATGTCTTTTGACAGATACTAAAAACATAAAAGAAGTTATTTTATTTCCAACCATGCGGAAAAAAAATAAATAA
- the ftsZ gene encoding cell division protein FtsZ: MPKKSKKSFTKIKVVGVGGAGCSVIKRMLKAKIPGIEYVAINTDTQSLSNLRSTNLKKIRIGKRLTKGFGTGMDVLKGEAAVSGYNKNIKDAVKGADIIFLIIGLGGGTGTGAGPVIADICASSKALTICILTKPFKFEGRKRIIISDKGLIKFDNVCDALIVLSNNRILNAINNSTPIVEAFLVVDEVLKQGVLLMTDIFRTTGLINVDFSDVKNVLRGGGRMFLGSGSSAGEKRAEQAIRRAMENSLIKGIKIKQAKKILFFITGSSNLKMSEIDNISRIINQEIKENAEVLFGAAIDKELKDEIKVTILATGFDKRDEIRSMLDNDFLGDERISQESGEDIVVYGEEDYFTKEKKHKAEQEIDEEELEIPAFLRRKKK, from the coding sequence ATGCCTAAAAAATCAAAAAAATCATTTACAAAAATAAAAGTAGTTGGAGTTGGCGGAGCAGGATGTTCAGTTATTAAAAGAATGCTTAAGGCAAAAATTCCAGGGATAGAATATGTGGCAATTAATACAGATACTCAGTCTTTATCTAATCTAAGGTCAACTAATTTAAAGAAAATAAGAATAGGGAAAAGATTGACAAAGGGTTTTGGAACAGGGATGGATGTGTTAAAAGGAGAAGCAGCGGTTAGTGGTTATAACAAAAACATAAAAGATGCAGTCAAAGGAGCTGATATTATTTTTCTTATTATTGGCTTAGGCGGAGGAACTGGAACAGGAGCAGGGCCTGTTATTGCTGATATTTGTGCTTCATCAAAAGCATTAACAATATGCATTTTAACAAAACCATTTAAATTTGAAGGGAGAAAAAGAATAATTATATCTGATAAAGGATTAATTAAATTTGATAATGTTTGCGATGCTTTAATTGTTCTTTCAAATAATAGAATTTTAAATGCAATAAATAATTCAACTCCAATAGTTGAAGCATTTTTGGTTGTTGATGAAGTATTAAAACAGGGAGTTTTGTTAATGACAGATATTTTTAGAACAACAGGGTTGATAAATGTTGATTTTTCAGATGTTAAAAACGTTTTAAGGGGAGGTGGCAGAATGTTTCTTGGTTCTGGTAGTTCGGCTGGCGAAAAAAGAGCAGAGCAGGCAATTAGACGAGCAATGGAAAATTCATTAATCAAGGGTATTAAAATAAAGCAAGCAAAAAAAATTTTGTTTTTTATCACTGGTTCTAGTAATTTAAAAATGTCAGAAATAGATAATATAAGCAGGATTATCAATCAAGAAATAAAAGAAAACGCAGAAGTATTATTTGGGGCAGCTATAGACAAAGAATTAAAAGATGAAATAAAGGTTACTATATTAGCAACAGGGTTTGACAAAAGAGATGAGATAAGAAGTATGCTTGATAATGATTTTTTAGGAGATGAGAGGATTTCTCAAGAATCTGGGGAAGATATAGTTGTTTATGGAGAAGAAGATTATTTTACTAAAGAAAAAAAACATAAAGCAGAGCAAGAAATTGATGAAGAAGAGTTAGAAATTCCAGCTTTTTTAAGAAGGAAAAAGAAGTAA
- a CDS encoding amino acid permease, whose translation MKNRSFLKAFAVFAGTIIGVGIFGLPYVAMKVGWLVVVGYFLFMAILAIVIHTILGEVAHDTQAIARIPGYAGEYLGKKVKNFSFIISSLGLIGSCLAYLILGGQFLHSLLFGIFGGPQFIYLFIFFFFSALLIYKGADTIANLQVIVQSIFFMFLLFFVIKGFPHIDLKNFITFNHANIVMPYGIILFSLWGVALVPEIKEMVDRNRQKMLGVITRGIIFATICYLLFISVILGVSGPNTTKDAITGFGAVIGNGIISIGFIFGLIIVFTSFITLGMTLKKILWYDLKLSQNKAWALSCFLPLFLYLIGLRNFIDVIGVTGAVFLGTEGIIVLFIYRSFLKKRFQRKAGISTYVLAFLLAGGALIELFYFLIK comes from the coding sequence ATGAAAAATAGAAGTTTTTTAAAAGCTTTTGCAGTTTTTGCTGGGACAATAATAGGAGTAGGGATTTTTGGATTACCTTATGTGGCCATGAAGGTCGGTTGGCTGGTTGTGGTTGGGTATTTTTTATTTATGGCTATTTTAGCTATAGTGATTCACACTATTTTAGGTGAGGTTGCTCATGACACTCAAGCAATAGCTAGAATACCAGGTTATGCAGGAGAATATTTAGGCAAAAAAGTAAAAAATTTTAGCTTTATAATATCTTCTTTAGGATTAATAGGATCTTGCTTAGCTTATCTTATTTTAGGGGGTCAATTTTTGCACTCTTTATTGTTTGGTATCTTCGGTGGGCCTCAATTTATTTATTTATTTATTTTTTTCTTTTTTAGTGCGCTTTTAATTTATAAAGGAGCAGACACAATTGCTAATTTACAGGTCATTGTTCAGTCAATTTTCTTTATGTTTTTACTTTTTTTTGTAATAAAGGGTTTTCCTCATATTGATTTAAAAAATTTTATTACATTTAATCATGCAAACATTGTCATGCCTTATGGAATTATTTTATTTTCTTTATGGGGGGTTGCATTGGTTCCAGAAATAAAAGAAATGGTTGATAGAAACAGGCAAAAAATGTTAGGGGTAATAACAAGAGGAATTATTTTTGCAACAATATGTTATCTTCTTTTCATTTCAGTTATTTTAGGGGTAAGTGGCCCTAACACAACTAAAGATGCTATTACTGGATTCGGAGCAGTAATAGGTAATGGAATAATTAGTATTGGTTTTATTTTTGGATTGATTATTGTTTTTACTTCTTTTATTACTCTAGGGATGACTTTAAAAAAAATTTTGTGGTATGATTTAAAATTAAGCCAGAACAAAGCTTGGGCTTTAAGCTGTTTCTTGCCTTTATTTTTATATTTAATTGGTCTGCGTAATTTTATTGATGTAATTGGAGTAACCGGTGCAGTATTTCTGGGCACAGAAGGGATAATTGTTTTGTTTATTTATCGTAGTTTTTTAAAAAAAAGGTTTCAAAGAAAGGCAGGCATATCTACATATGTTTTGGCTTTTCTTTTAGCAGGCGGAGCTTTAATAGAATTGTTTTATTTTTTAATAAAATAA
- the greA gene encoding transcription elongation factor GreA, with amino-acid sequence MFLVEHFLVFLIMKEYLTPNGKEKIEQDVEILKSRRKGISARISDAIEQGDLKENGEYDTAKNEQALVESEIIRLEELIRNAEVVDKQKDSLVVEIGSSIVIRNIANKDSMKTYVIVGAEESDPSNGKITIHSPIGEAVIGKKIKEKIIVKTPKQDVVFEIIKIE; translated from the coding sequence ATGTTCTTAGTAGAGCATTTTTTGGTTTTTTTAATTATGAAAGAATATTTAACGCCAAATGGCAAAGAAAAAATTGAACAAGATGTAGAAATCCTTAAATCAAGGCGCAAGGGGATTTCTGCGCGTATTAGTGATGCCATAGAACAGGGAGACCTTAAAGAAAATGGAGAATACGATACAGCTAAAAACGAGCAAGCATTGGTTGAATCAGAGATTATTAGATTGGAAGAGCTTATCAGGAATGCTGAAGTTGTAGACAAGCAAAAGGACAGTTTAGTTGTTGAAATTGGTTCAAGTATAGTTATAAGAAATATTGCGAATAAAGATTCTATGAAAACTTATGTTATTGTGGGGGCAGAAGAAAGTGACCCATCTAATGGAAAAATTACGATTCATTCACCAATTGGAGAAGCTGTAATAGGAAAAAAAATAAAGGAAAAAATAATAGTTAAAACACCTAAGCAAGACGTTGTTTTTGAAATTATTAAAATTGAATAA